In the Haliaeetus albicilla chromosome 7, bHalAlb1.1, whole genome shotgun sequence genome, one interval contains:
- the CCDC15 gene encoding coiled-coil domain-containing protein 15 isoform X3 — translation MLPPSKERLRGTGERPGGRQARPPRQSWRVLAERNQSVAPVGVWVESAPGQPEESLAFASAFQVEEELKEQQREKAASLRRFQGEVKQRVNQQVRMRRKQQLQKSYEAAERESCIAMQYSDSALRLTPRKNTCLFRSHPAPAICGPSAHTLPAQRQGMQSEPFQWQAAKLSKTMKQVRRRLASCKTMPQGAGLPELAGGVWRREKPESCKTAMVPTEDESEELLLAGHHDLPAELQDQGTAPHQAEQDDDFYIKIEFEKFCDGSVKASSLPEPPQRLHTDYQAPLILWAGADQEETKKQRQYEYLRYRRLFMNIEREQVKEQQRQKERQKRIIEIKRKKENQRRVEEQRMQEMAEQQEPSPGEGACETLAQLKLEERRAKKVKEKQQRNKEYMRYIEALRARMREKIKLYNIDLPPLCSCGSDFWDSHPDTCANNCIFYKNHKAYSHALQSVVSSCDPTDGSPSVRLQLRDLAALCARSGKHL, via the exons ATGCTGCCACCCTCGAAGGAGCGGCTCCGGGGGACCGGGGAGCGCCCGGGGGGGCGTCAGGCGAGACCCCCGCGGCAGAGCTGGCGGGTGCTGGCCGAGAGGAACCAGAGCGTGGCCCCCGTGGGCGTCTGGGTGGAGAGTGCCCCAGGGCAGCCGGAGGAGAGCCTGGCCTTT GCTTCAGCATTTCAGGTGGAGGAGGAGCTGAAGGAGCAGCAACGGGAGAAGGCAGCCAGCCTGAGACGCTTCCAGGGAGAGGTGAAGCAGCGAGTGAACCAGCAGGTCAGGATGcgaagaaagcagcagctgcagaagtcCTACGAAGCA gcagagagggagagctGCATCGCCATGCAGTACTCAGACTCCGCACTGCGCTTGACGCCCCGGAAGAACACGTGCCTGTTTCGGAGCCACCCCGCGCCTGCCATCTGCGGTCCCAGCGCTCACACCCTCCCAGCACAGCGGCAAGGGATGCAAAGTGAGCCGTTCCAGTGGCAAGCTGCCAAG CTTAGCAAAACCATGAAGCAAGTTCGGCGCAGGCTGGCGTCCTGCAAAACCATGCCCCAAGGAGCGGGTCTCCCCGAACTCGCAGGCGGAGTCTGGAGGCGAGAG AAACCAGAGTCTTGCAAGACAGCCATGGTGCCCACAGAAGATGAGAGTGAGGAACTGCTTTTGGCAGGACATCATGATCTGCCAGCTGAACTGCAAGACCAGGGGACAGCCCCGCATCAGGCTGAGCAAGACGATGACTTCTACATCaaaattgaatttgaaaaa TTCTGTGATGGATCGGTGAAGGCCTCAAGCTTGCCTGAGCCTCCTCAGAGGCTGCACACCGATTACCAAGCTCCCCTCATACTCTGGGCTGGTGCAGACCAAGAGGAAACCAAGAAGCAG CGTCAGTATGAGTACCTGAGATACAGGCGCCTCTTCATGAACATCGAGCGAGAGCAAgtgaaggagcagcagaggcagaaagagaGGCAGAAGAGAATCATTGA GAttaagaggaagaaggagaacCAGCGCCGGGTGGAGGAGCAGAGGATGCAGGAGATGGCCGAGCAGCAAGAACCCTCCCCGGGAGAGGGAGCCTGCGAAACCCTGGCCCAGCTTAAACTGGAAGAGAGGAGAGCGaagaaagttaaagaaaaacagcagcgAAATAAGGAGTACATGAG GTACATTGAAGCTCTAAGAGCCCGGATGAGGGAGAAGATAAAACTGTATAACATTGACTTGCCCCCGCTGTGCTCCTGCGGGTCTGATTTCTGGGACTCCCACCCGGATACCTGTGCCAACAACTGCATCTTCTACAAAAACCACAAAG CCTACAGCCACGCTCTGCAGTCAGTCGTCTCGTCCTGCGACCCCACAGATGGGAGCCCCTCGGTGAGGCTGCAGCTCCGAGACCTGGCCGCTCTCTGTGCTCGCTCGGGGAAACATCTGTGA
- the CCDC15 gene encoding coiled-coil domain-containing protein 15 isoform X4 encodes MKVQEVPEGAQEGQTWRGAGMLPPSKERLRGTGERPGGRQARPPRQSWRVLAERNQSVAPVGVWVESAPGQPEESLAFASAFQVEEELKEQQREKAASLRRFQGEVKQRVNQQVRMRRKQQLQKSYEAAERESCIAMQYSDSALRLTPRKNTCLFRSHPAPAICGPSAHTLPAQRQGMQSEPFQWQAAKKPESCKTAMVPTEDESEELLLAGHHDLPAELQDQGTAPHQAEQDDDFYIKIEFEKFCDGSVKASSLPEPPQRLHTDYQAPLILWAGADQEETKKQRQYEYLRYRRLFMNIEREQVKEQQRQKERQKRIIEIKRKKENQRRVEEQRMQEMAEQQEPSPGEGACETLAQLKLEERRAKKVKEKQQRNKEYMRYIEALRARMREKIKLYNIDLPPLCSCGSDFWDSHPDTCANNCIFYKNHKAYSHALQSVVSSCDPTDGSPSVRLQLRDLAALCARSGKHL; translated from the exons ATGAAGGTGCAGGAGGTACCAGAGGGTGCCCAAGAG GGCCAAACCTGGCGTGGTGCTGGGATGCTGCCACCCTCGAAGGAGCGGCTCCGGGGGACCGGGGAGCGCCCGGGGGGGCGTCAGGCGAGACCCCCGCGGCAGAGCTGGCGGGTGCTGGCCGAGAGGAACCAGAGCGTGGCCCCCGTGGGCGTCTGGGTGGAGAGTGCCCCAGGGCAGCCGGAGGAGAGCCTGGCCTTT GCTTCAGCATTTCAGGTGGAGGAGGAGCTGAAGGAGCAGCAACGGGAGAAGGCAGCCAGCCTGAGACGCTTCCAGGGAGAGGTGAAGCAGCGAGTGAACCAGCAGGTCAGGATGcgaagaaagcagcagctgcagaagtcCTACGAAGCA gcagagagggagagctGCATCGCCATGCAGTACTCAGACTCCGCACTGCGCTTGACGCCCCGGAAGAACACGTGCCTGTTTCGGAGCCACCCCGCGCCTGCCATCTGCGGTCCCAGCGCTCACACCCTCCCAGCACAGCGGCAAGGGATGCAAAGTGAGCCGTTCCAGTGGCAAGCTGCCAAG AAACCAGAGTCTTGCAAGACAGCCATGGTGCCCACAGAAGATGAGAGTGAGGAACTGCTTTTGGCAGGACATCATGATCTGCCAGCTGAACTGCAAGACCAGGGGACAGCCCCGCATCAGGCTGAGCAAGACGATGACTTCTACATCaaaattgaatttgaaaaa TTCTGTGATGGATCGGTGAAGGCCTCAAGCTTGCCTGAGCCTCCTCAGAGGCTGCACACCGATTACCAAGCTCCCCTCATACTCTGGGCTGGTGCAGACCAAGAGGAAACCAAGAAGCAG CGTCAGTATGAGTACCTGAGATACAGGCGCCTCTTCATGAACATCGAGCGAGAGCAAgtgaaggagcagcagaggcagaaagagaGGCAGAAGAGAATCATTGA GAttaagaggaagaaggagaacCAGCGCCGGGTGGAGGAGCAGAGGATGCAGGAGATGGCCGAGCAGCAAGAACCCTCCCCGGGAGAGGGAGCCTGCGAAACCCTGGCCCAGCTTAAACTGGAAGAGAGGAGAGCGaagaaagttaaagaaaaacagcagcgAAATAAGGAGTACATGAG GTACATTGAAGCTCTAAGAGCCCGGATGAGGGAGAAGATAAAACTGTATAACATTGACTTGCCCCCGCTGTGCTCCTGCGGGTCTGATTTCTGGGACTCCCACCCGGATACCTGTGCCAACAACTGCATCTTCTACAAAAACCACAAAG CCTACAGCCACGCTCTGCAGTCAGTCGTCTCGTCCTGCGACCCCACAGATGGGAGCCCCTCGGTGAGGCTGCAGCTCCGAGACCTGGCCGCTCTCTGTGCTCGCTCGGGGAAACATCTGTGA
- the CCDC15 gene encoding coiled-coil domain-containing protein 15 isoform X2 — MKVQEVPEGAQEGQTWRGAGMLPPSKERLRGTGERPGGRQARPPRQSWRVLAERNQSVAPVGVWVESAPGQPEESLAFASAFQVEEELKEQQREKAASLRRFQGEVKQRVNQQAERESCIAMQYSDSALRLTPRKNTCLFRSHPAPAICGPSAHTLPAQRQGMQSEPFQWQAAKLSKTMKQVRRRLASCKTMPQGAGLPELAGGVWRREKPESCKTAMVPTEDESEELLLAGHHDLPAELQDQGTAPHQAEQDDDFYIKIEFEKFCDGSVKASSLPEPPQRLHTDYQAPLILWAGADQEETKKQRQYEYLRYRRLFMNIEREQVKEQQRQKERQKRIIEIKRKKENQRRVEEQRMQEMAEQQEPSPGEGACETLAQLKLEERRAKKVKEKQQRNKEYMRYIEALRARMREKIKLYNIDLPPLCSCGSDFWDSHPDTCANNCIFYKNHKAYSHALQSVVSSCDPTDGSPSVRLQLRDLAALCARSGKHL, encoded by the exons ATGAAGGTGCAGGAGGTACCAGAGGGTGCCCAAGAG GGCCAAACCTGGCGTGGTGCTGGGATGCTGCCACCCTCGAAGGAGCGGCTCCGGGGGACCGGGGAGCGCCCGGGGGGGCGTCAGGCGAGACCCCCGCGGCAGAGCTGGCGGGTGCTGGCCGAGAGGAACCAGAGCGTGGCCCCCGTGGGCGTCTGGGTGGAGAGTGCCCCAGGGCAGCCGGAGGAGAGCCTGGCCTTT GCTTCAGCATTTCAGGTGGAGGAGGAGCTGAAGGAGCAGCAACGGGAGAAGGCAGCCAGCCTGAGACGCTTCCAGGGAGAGGTGAAGCAGCGAGTGAACCAGCAG gcagagagggagagctGCATCGCCATGCAGTACTCAGACTCCGCACTGCGCTTGACGCCCCGGAAGAACACGTGCCTGTTTCGGAGCCACCCCGCGCCTGCCATCTGCGGTCCCAGCGCTCACACCCTCCCAGCACAGCGGCAAGGGATGCAAAGTGAGCCGTTCCAGTGGCAAGCTGCCAAG CTTAGCAAAACCATGAAGCAAGTTCGGCGCAGGCTGGCGTCCTGCAAAACCATGCCCCAAGGAGCGGGTCTCCCCGAACTCGCAGGCGGAGTCTGGAGGCGAGAG AAACCAGAGTCTTGCAAGACAGCCATGGTGCCCACAGAAGATGAGAGTGAGGAACTGCTTTTGGCAGGACATCATGATCTGCCAGCTGAACTGCAAGACCAGGGGACAGCCCCGCATCAGGCTGAGCAAGACGATGACTTCTACATCaaaattgaatttgaaaaa TTCTGTGATGGATCGGTGAAGGCCTCAAGCTTGCCTGAGCCTCCTCAGAGGCTGCACACCGATTACCAAGCTCCCCTCATACTCTGGGCTGGTGCAGACCAAGAGGAAACCAAGAAGCAG CGTCAGTATGAGTACCTGAGATACAGGCGCCTCTTCATGAACATCGAGCGAGAGCAAgtgaaggagcagcagaggcagaaagagaGGCAGAAGAGAATCATTGA GAttaagaggaagaaggagaacCAGCGCCGGGTGGAGGAGCAGAGGATGCAGGAGATGGCCGAGCAGCAAGAACCCTCCCCGGGAGAGGGAGCCTGCGAAACCCTGGCCCAGCTTAAACTGGAAGAGAGGAGAGCGaagaaagttaaagaaaaacagcagcgAAATAAGGAGTACATGAG GTACATTGAAGCTCTAAGAGCCCGGATGAGGGAGAAGATAAAACTGTATAACATTGACTTGCCCCCGCTGTGCTCCTGCGGGTCTGATTTCTGGGACTCCCACCCGGATACCTGTGCCAACAACTGCATCTTCTACAAAAACCACAAAG CCTACAGCCACGCTCTGCAGTCAGTCGTCTCGTCCTGCGACCCCACAGATGGGAGCCCCTCGGTGAGGCTGCAGCTCCGAGACCTGGCCGCTCTCTGTGCTCGCTCGGGGAAACATCTGTGA
- the CCDC15 gene encoding coiled-coil domain-containing protein 15 isoform X1, with translation MKVQEVPEGAQEGQTWRGAGMLPPSKERLRGTGERPGGRQARPPRQSWRVLAERNQSVAPVGVWVESAPGQPEESLAFASAFQVEEELKEQQREKAASLRRFQGEVKQRVNQQVRMRRKQQLQKSYEAAERESCIAMQYSDSALRLTPRKNTCLFRSHPAPAICGPSAHTLPAQRQGMQSEPFQWQAAKLSKTMKQVRRRLASCKTMPQGAGLPELAGGVWRREKPESCKTAMVPTEDESEELLLAGHHDLPAELQDQGTAPHQAEQDDDFYIKIEFEKFCDGSVKASSLPEPPQRLHTDYQAPLILWAGADQEETKKQRQYEYLRYRRLFMNIEREQVKEQQRQKERQKRIIEIKRKKENQRRVEEQRMQEMAEQQEPSPGEGACETLAQLKLEERRAKKVKEKQQRNKEYMRYIEALRARMREKIKLYNIDLPPLCSCGSDFWDSHPDTCANNCIFYKNHKAYSHALQSVVSSCDPTDGSPSVRLQLRDLAALCARSGKHL, from the exons ATGAAGGTGCAGGAGGTACCAGAGGGTGCCCAAGAG GGCCAAACCTGGCGTGGTGCTGGGATGCTGCCACCCTCGAAGGAGCGGCTCCGGGGGACCGGGGAGCGCCCGGGGGGGCGTCAGGCGAGACCCCCGCGGCAGAGCTGGCGGGTGCTGGCCGAGAGGAACCAGAGCGTGGCCCCCGTGGGCGTCTGGGTGGAGAGTGCCCCAGGGCAGCCGGAGGAGAGCCTGGCCTTT GCTTCAGCATTTCAGGTGGAGGAGGAGCTGAAGGAGCAGCAACGGGAGAAGGCAGCCAGCCTGAGACGCTTCCAGGGAGAGGTGAAGCAGCGAGTGAACCAGCAGGTCAGGATGcgaagaaagcagcagctgcagaagtcCTACGAAGCA gcagagagggagagctGCATCGCCATGCAGTACTCAGACTCCGCACTGCGCTTGACGCCCCGGAAGAACACGTGCCTGTTTCGGAGCCACCCCGCGCCTGCCATCTGCGGTCCCAGCGCTCACACCCTCCCAGCACAGCGGCAAGGGATGCAAAGTGAGCCGTTCCAGTGGCAAGCTGCCAAG CTTAGCAAAACCATGAAGCAAGTTCGGCGCAGGCTGGCGTCCTGCAAAACCATGCCCCAAGGAGCGGGTCTCCCCGAACTCGCAGGCGGAGTCTGGAGGCGAGAG AAACCAGAGTCTTGCAAGACAGCCATGGTGCCCACAGAAGATGAGAGTGAGGAACTGCTTTTGGCAGGACATCATGATCTGCCAGCTGAACTGCAAGACCAGGGGACAGCCCCGCATCAGGCTGAGCAAGACGATGACTTCTACATCaaaattgaatttgaaaaa TTCTGTGATGGATCGGTGAAGGCCTCAAGCTTGCCTGAGCCTCCTCAGAGGCTGCACACCGATTACCAAGCTCCCCTCATACTCTGGGCTGGTGCAGACCAAGAGGAAACCAAGAAGCAG CGTCAGTATGAGTACCTGAGATACAGGCGCCTCTTCATGAACATCGAGCGAGAGCAAgtgaaggagcagcagaggcagaaagagaGGCAGAAGAGAATCATTGA GAttaagaggaagaaggagaacCAGCGCCGGGTGGAGGAGCAGAGGATGCAGGAGATGGCCGAGCAGCAAGAACCCTCCCCGGGAGAGGGAGCCTGCGAAACCCTGGCCCAGCTTAAACTGGAAGAGAGGAGAGCGaagaaagttaaagaaaaacagcagcgAAATAAGGAGTACATGAG GTACATTGAAGCTCTAAGAGCCCGGATGAGGGAGAAGATAAAACTGTATAACATTGACTTGCCCCCGCTGTGCTCCTGCGGGTCTGATTTCTGGGACTCCCACCCGGATACCTGTGCCAACAACTGCATCTTCTACAAAAACCACAAAG CCTACAGCCACGCTCTGCAGTCAGTCGTCTCGTCCTGCGACCCCACAGATGGGAGCCCCTCGGTGAGGCTGCAGCTCCGAGACCTGGCCGCTCTCTGTGCTCGCTCGGGGAAACATCTGTGA